ACAACGTCTGAAGGACTACCAACGGGCATCGCAGGGCGAAGTCATCACCCTGTCGCCGGAACCCAAAGCCCATCTGGTGTATTGCGAGAGTGACTGGCTCTGAGGCTCCGGACGAAACAGAAGGCTCAGCCGGAACGGCTGAAGCTGATCGGAACGGTGAAGGTCAGGCGTGCGCCCTCAAGACTGGCCGGAGGCTTGGGTAAGGGTTCCGCCCGTTTGACCAGCGCCTGCGCTTCCTCATCCAGCGAACGGTTTCCGCTCGACTTCACCAGTTTCACGACCAGCACGAGGCCATTTCTGTCCATGGTAAAAGCGATCACCGGAGTGCCCTGACGCCCGAACCGTCTGGCCTGACGCGGATATTTCTTATGCTGCTCCAGATGCGCATGCAGCCTGCGTTGCCAGGTCTGTTTCTGCTGCTCGCCAAACCTGCTGAACTGGCCCCGCGCCGGTGCCGATACCACCTCGGCTTTCTCCTGCACTTTCACTCCCGGAGGTGCACTGGCCGCCCGGGCTTCGACAGCCTGTCGTGCCGTGTCGACCGGTTCTCTGGCTTCCGGCTCTTGGACCGCCGGTAATTCCGACAGAGGCTCGGCCTGGGTTTGTTCAGCCTTTGTTTGTTCAACCCTTGTTTGTTCAGCCAACGGCGGTTTCAGAACCGCCGATTCAGCAGACGCCGTCTCAGGGGGCGCATCGGCTATCGGTTCCGGAATCGTTTCGGGTATAGCTTCAGTCAGGACTGTTGGCGACGGATTTTCCTGACGACGAAATGGCGACGGCTTCTCCGCAACAGGAAGCGCCACCCGTTCTTGCATGGCAGTTTTTGTTGCCCGATCGTCTGTTTTCGATGCTGCGGTTTCAACACGCTTTGCCGGAGTGCGCTGTACCTGCGGTTCCGACGGCGGAAGCTCACTCTGATCCTCAACAGGCGAAGCCAGCGGCATCATCAGTGTAATCGCCATCGGCGCGGCAGCCGGTGCTGCAGACACAGACTTGCTGGCAAACTGCCACCAGTACGCCGCAACTGCGCTGCCATGGAGCAGCACGCTGACGGCGATTCCGGTCAGCAACCAGCGGCAGCTGTCATCCCACCCGCGGGGCTCACTGCCAACCCCGGTCAGCGTACTCATGAGGCCGGTCCCCTGACCTGCTCCAGACCAATCAGTGCGATCTGCAGATAACCCGCCTGCCCCAGCTGATTCATGACCGCCATCAGCTGCGCGTAAGTCAGAGACTGATCGGCACGCAAGTAAATCCGCTGTTGCTGATCCGGCAGAGCCGCTGCCAGTGCACCGGCCAGAGCCTCCAGCGCCACGGTTTTGTCTTCTCCCAGGGTCAGAGTCATATCTTTCTGAATGGTCAGATAAAATGGTTTGTCCGGCATCGGCTGCGGCTCAGCGGCAGCACTGGGCAAATCCACCGGCACACTCACCGTCGATAAGGGGGCCGCCACCATGAAGATAATCAGCAGCACCAGCATGACATCAATGAAAGGCGTGACATTGATGTCATGATTTTCGACCAGTTCGTCACTGTCA
This DNA window, taken from Photobacterium sp. CCB-ST2H9, encodes the following:
- a CDS encoding energy transducer TonB; protein product: MSTLTGVGSEPRGWDDSCRWLLTGIAVSVLLHGSAVAAYWWQFASKSVSAAPAAAPMAITLMMPLASPVEDQSELPPSEPQVQRTPAKRVETAASKTDDRATKTAMQERVALPVAEKPSPFRRQENPSPTVLTEAIPETIPEPIADAPPETASAESAVLKPPLAEQTRVEQTKAEQTQAEPLSELPAVQEPEAREPVDTARQAVEARAASAPPGVKVQEKAEVVSAPARGQFSRFGEQQKQTWQRRLHAHLEQHKKYPRQARRFGRQGTPVIAFTMDRNGLVLVVKLVKSSGNRSLDEEAQALVKRAEPLPKPPASLEGARLTFTVPISFSRSG
- the exbD gene encoding TonB system transport protein ExbD, with protein sequence MAFQTPNDSDELVENHDINVTPFIDVMLVLLIIFMVAAPLSTVSVPVDLPSAAAEPQPMPDKPFYLTIQKDMTLTLGEDKTVALEALAGALAAALPDQQQRIYLRADQSLTYAQLMAVMNQLGQAGYLQIALIGLEQVRGPAS